The following proteins come from a genomic window of Paenibacillus swuensis:
- a CDS encoding lipase family protein, whose product MAMLKGPAARRAILFAGLCEQAYTQYKRGGNYVLAGGYKQVGVFRGTLLDSKKELYGFVLESANEFVIAFRGTDSAEDWVSDSMAGQVPFRFVRNGGKTHSGFTALYASMRQDILRTLRGLPSGKPLYITGHSLGGALATLCAVDVAVHSKFSRPRIYTFGSPRVGNDAFAAKFNRLIRVSRRIANTQDIVPSLPPRVYRSAQTRQVFQYAHVKGEVPISFRKGGIAANHALRNYFAAIRLKSPAYADALCNKNPGFCP is encoded by the coding sequence ATGGCGATGCTTAAGGGACCTGCCGCCAGGCGGGCAATTCTGTTTGCGGGACTGTGCGAGCAAGCGTATACGCAATATAAACGGGGCGGGAATTATGTTCTTGCGGGAGGATATAAACAAGTGGGTGTGTTCCGGGGCACCTTACTTGATTCAAAGAAGGAGTTATATGGGTTTGTTCTGGAGAGTGCCAATGAGTTCGTGATCGCCTTTCGGGGAACCGACTCGGCCGAGGACTGGGTGTCGGATTCCATGGCGGGTCAAGTGCCGTTTCGGTTTGTTCGAAATGGGGGAAAGACACACAGCGGGTTCACGGCTTTGTACGCTTCGATGCGACAGGATATTCTGCGAACGCTGCGCGGCCTTCCTTCGGGCAAGCCCCTCTACATTACGGGTCACAGCCTCGGAGGAGCGCTGGCTACCTTATGCGCGGTGGATGTCGCGGTTCATTCCAAGTTCAGCCGGCCTAGAATCTATACGTTCGGGTCTCCGCGGGTGGGGAATGACGCATTTGCGGCCAAGTTCAACCGGTTGATTCGGGTTTCCCGGAGGATTGCCAATACGCAAGACATTGTGCCGAGTCTGCCGCCTCGCGTGTATCGTTCAGCGCAGACCCGCCAGGTGTTTCAATATGCACATGTGAAGGGGGAAGTGCCCATATCCTTTCGCAAAGGAGGCATTGCGGCCAATCACGCGTTGCGTAATTATTTCGCTGCTATAAGGTTGAAGAGTCCCGCTTACGCCGATGCGTTGTGCAATAAGAACCCGGGTTTTTGTCCTTAG
- a CDS encoding carbohydrate ABC transporter permease — translation MRNNNKVLRYTLKYAVLSIVSLIVLLPFFWMVSTSLKDFTKIFLFPPQWLPSPVRFQNYVDLFQTHPFHLYLFNSLYIAAIVTAGTCFFAALAGYAFAKIHFPFKNVIFLVLLSSMMIPTEVTTIPLFAWMSNWGLVDTHFPLIVPPMLGAGGMFGVFLCRQFYITIPSELDEAAKIDGCSPLRTFVSIMLPLATPALATLSIFTLLHSWNEFFEPLVYLNSSHLYTIPLALSLFTSESGTQWHLVMAASVVATLPLLILFFFAQKKFIEGVALTGLK, via the coding sequence ATGAGGAATAACAACAAAGTGCTTCGTTACACGCTTAAATATGCGGTTCTTAGCATCGTTTCGCTGATTGTATTGCTGCCGTTCTTCTGGATGGTATCCACATCCCTGAAAGATTTCACGAAGATCTTTCTGTTTCCGCCGCAATGGCTGCCTAGTCCGGTCCGCTTTCAGAACTACGTGGATTTGTTTCAAACCCACCCGTTTCATCTGTACTTGTTCAACAGTCTGTATATTGCGGCAATCGTAACCGCGGGAACGTGCTTTTTTGCGGCCTTGGCCGGGTATGCTTTTGCCAAAATTCATTTTCCGTTCAAAAATGTCATCTTCCTCGTGCTTCTCAGCTCCATGATGATTCCTACCGAGGTGACAACAATTCCGTTGTTTGCCTGGATGTCGAATTGGGGATTGGTCGATACGCATTTTCCGTTAATTGTTCCGCCGATGTTGGGCGCGGGCGGGATGTTCGGCGTGTTCCTGTGCCGACAGTTCTATATCACGATTCCATCGGAGCTGGATGAAGCGGCCAAGATTGACGGTTGTTCGCCGCTCAGAACCTTCGTCAGCATCATGCTGCCCTTGGCGACGCCGGCGCTTGCGACACTGTCCATCTTCACGTTGCTGCATAGCTGGAATGAGTTTTTCGAGCCGTTGGTGTATCTGAACTCAAGTCATCTCTATACCATTCCTTTGGCACTTTCGCTGTTCACCTCCGAGAGCGGGACCCAATGGCATCTGGTGATGGCCGCATCCGTGGTGGCTACGCTGCCCCTGTTGATTCTGTTCTTTTTTGCGCAAAAGAAATTTATCGAAGGTGTGGCTCTGACAGGTTTGAAATAG
- a CDS encoding carbohydrate ABC transporter permease, with product MHGKLKQSEMWYGYLFILPMVIGYGIFLLGPIITSFMMSFTDWSLIKEAKFIGLDNYKRMFTADPLFYDTALNTLYFTLILVPVNIVLTLGLAMLLQEKIPGIGFFRTAIFTPVVTSVVVWAIVWKYIFQTDNGLLNTIIKMLGFEGQAWLYNLSLAIPVVVTVTLLKGLGMNMVIFLAALNDVPQMYYEAAKIDGASKWRTFRSVTLPMISPAIFMVLIITIIGSLKVFGQIYVMTGGGPGTSTYVFVYYIYEQAFKMYEFGYASSIAFVLFFIIMVLTIIQWVGRKRWVHHEE from the coding sequence ATGCACGGCAAGTTAAAGCAGAGTGAAATGTGGTACGGGTATCTGTTTATTCTACCGATGGTGATCGGTTACGGCATTTTCTTACTGGGTCCGATCATCACTTCGTTTATGATGAGCTTTACGGATTGGTCGCTGATTAAAGAGGCTAAATTTATTGGGCTAGACAATTATAAACGGATGTTTACCGCGGATCCGCTATTCTATGATACCGCCTTAAATACGTTATATTTCACCTTGATTCTGGTCCCGGTGAACATCGTTCTTACGTTGGGACTGGCCATGTTGCTACAAGAGAAAATTCCCGGCATCGGTTTTTTCCGTACCGCCATCTTTACCCCTGTGGTGACCTCAGTGGTGGTATGGGCCATTGTGTGGAAATATATTTTCCAGACCGATAACGGATTATTGAATACGATTATCAAGATGCTCGGTTTCGAAGGGCAGGCCTGGCTATACAACCTGAGCTTGGCGATCCCCGTGGTTGTGACGGTTACATTGTTGAAAGGGTTAGGCATGAACATGGTCATTTTCCTTGCCGCCCTGAATGATGTTCCGCAAATGTATTATGAAGCGGCCAAGATCGACGGTGCTTCAAAGTGGAGAACGTTCCGCAGCGTAACCTTGCCGATGATTTCACCGGCGATTTTCATGGTGTTGATCATTACCATTATCGGTTCCTTGAAGGTGTTCGGACAGATTTACGTGATGACCGGCGGCGGTCCGGGCACAAGCACCTATGTGTTTGTATACTACATTTACGAGCAAGCGTTCAAAATGTACGAATTCGGCTACGCGTCCTCCATCGCGTTCGTGCTGTTCTTTATCATCATGGTCCTTACAATCATTCAGTGGGTAGGCCGGAAGAGGTGGGTGCATCATGAGGAATAA
- a CDS encoding ABC transporter substrate-binding protein: MKKWLSVSMTLVFLISILAACSGNTNTNGNTATNAAAGENSGKKNESDAKPVELNLSIWGDENRKKLYEDLMAKYTETHPNVKVDVMLIPFNDYQQKLSIMSASKSGPDLVWLSERMVPQFLDSGQLLDISSLEADAEYDLKDIYPTTMDLFRKDSKLYGVSFTSGPKVLFFNKDMFKAKGLKTPLELAKEGKWTYEEFVKSAKTLTDSSKGVYGVHLFGANNSWKSWTDGLVDTFWAHGADVFNEDGSKFVLNSPEGEQALKLYYDLLFTDKSHVDPGNQLTFESGNIGMYRNNFSFSNNARKITNFDWDIAPMPKGPAADAPSAVGIAGYAIMKDTAHPEETLELLKYLTGKQGSTDLAKSFAPIRKSILESDVFLNIDPKPSVEAIKAAYIGPLNSGVRPQPLHQNWQQIDVKVQTLMDLMYTKTETPKQVLERMEKEVSPLLK, from the coding sequence ATGAAGAAATGGTTATCCGTCAGCATGACACTGGTATTCCTGATTTCCATTCTTGCCGCTTGTTCAGGCAACACAAACACCAATGGAAATACAGCAACGAATGCGGCAGCAGGCGAGAATTCCGGCAAGAAGAATGAATCCGACGCAAAGCCGGTAGAGCTGAACCTAAGCATCTGGGGCGATGAGAACCGCAAGAAATTATACGAAGACTTGATGGCGAAATACACGGAAACCCACCCGAACGTGAAGGTGGACGTGATGTTAATTCCTTTCAATGATTATCAACAGAAATTATCGATTATGTCGGCTTCCAAGTCGGGTCCCGATCTTGTCTGGTTGTCCGAGCGGATGGTTCCCCAATTCCTCGACAGCGGTCAACTACTGGATATCAGCTCCCTGGAAGCAGACGCGGAGTATGATCTGAAAGATATTTACCCGACAACGATGGACCTGTTCCGCAAAGACAGTAAGCTCTACGGGGTATCCTTCACATCGGGACCTAAAGTTCTCTTCTTCAACAAAGATATGTTTAAAGCGAAAGGCTTAAAGACGCCTCTGGAGTTAGCGAAAGAAGGCAAGTGGACATACGAGGAATTTGTGAAATCAGCCAAAACGTTGACGGATTCTTCGAAAGGCGTGTACGGCGTGCATTTGTTCGGAGCGAACAACTCTTGGAAGAGTTGGACGGACGGTCTCGTCGATACGTTCTGGGCTCACGGCGCGGATGTGTTTAACGAAGACGGCAGCAAGTTTGTGCTGAATTCTCCGGAAGGCGAACAAGCGCTCAAACTTTACTACGATCTGTTATTTACAGACAAATCGCATGTGGATCCGGGTAATCAGCTGACGTTTGAATCCGGCAACATCGGGATGTACCGCAACAACTTCAGCTTCTCCAATAACGCTCGCAAGATTACTAATTTCGATTGGGACATCGCGCCAATGCCGAAAGGTCCGGCAGCCGACGCGCCGTCCGCGGTAGGTATCGCCGGCTATGCAATTATGAAAGATACAGCTCATCCGGAAGAAACGTTGGAGTTGTTGAAATACCTGACGGGCAAACAAGGGTCGACCGACTTGGCGAAATCCTTCGCACCGATACGTAAATCCATTCTGGAATCCGACGTGTTCCTGAACATTGATCCTAAGCCGTCGGTGGAAGCCATTAAAGCCGCTTACATCGGTCCGTTGAACAGTGGTGTAAGGCCGCAGCCGCTTCATCAGAACTGGCAACAAATTGATGTGAAGGTTCAAACTTTGATGGACTTGATGTACACGAAGACCGAAACACCGAAACAAGTGTTGGAACGGATGGAGAAAGAAGTGTCTCCTCTACTGAAATAG
- a CDS encoding response regulator transcription factor: MYKVLLIEDEIQIRSGLRTLVEDVASGFKVIGEAGNGKEALAILHKGAEPDVVITDIRMKEMNGIELIGRLRNDYPKLPVLIISGYSDFQYAQQAIRYGVAGYLLKPVDRMEFMQYFMALKAELDAHNPNFQTGEPQETQASGKENRYIIRRVKQLILDGLDHDLSLQSIADQVHLNHQYLSVLFKNETGQNFFDYVIECRMNKAKKLLKETNLKIYEVAEMSGYASSKHFMSVFKHAFGVTPTQYREQQIQ, encoded by the coding sequence ATGTACAAAGTGCTGCTCATTGAAGATGAAATCCAGATCCGTTCGGGACTTCGGACGCTGGTTGAGGATGTCGCCAGCGGTTTTAAAGTCATCGGCGAAGCGGGTAACGGCAAAGAAGCCTTAGCCATTCTCCATAAAGGGGCGGAGCCCGATGTGGTGATTACGGATATCCGCATGAAAGAGATGAACGGCATTGAGTTGATCGGCAGGCTTCGGAACGACTATCCGAAGCTTCCTGTGTTAATTATCAGCGGTTACAGCGACTTTCAGTACGCGCAGCAAGCGATTCGCTACGGAGTCGCGGGTTATCTGCTCAAGCCGGTGGACCGCATGGAATTTATGCAATATTTCATGGCTCTTAAAGCCGAACTTGATGCCCATAATCCGAATTTTCAAACCGGGGAACCGCAAGAAACACAGGCCTCGGGCAAAGAGAACCGTTATATCATTCGCAGAGTGAAGCAGTTGATTCTGGACGGATTGGACCATGATCTCTCCCTGCAATCCATCGCCGACCAGGTGCATCTGAATCATCAATACCTATCCGTATTGTTCAAGAATGAGACAGGCCAGAACTTCTTCGATTACGTCATCGAATGCCGGATGAACAAAGCTAAGAAATTGCTGAAGGAAACGAATCTGAAAATTTATGAAGTGGCGGAAATGTCCGGGTATGCCAGCAGCAAACATTTCATGTCCGTATTTAAGCATGCTTTCGGTGTCACACCGACGCAATATAGGGAACAACAAATACAGTAA